In the Qipengyuania gelatinilytica genome, GCGCGACTCCCATCCATGTCATGCCGATGTTGCGCGCGGTCTTGACCTTCTCGACCGTATCGATGGCCATGAAGCGGACGATGATGTGCGGCTGGCCGAAATAGCCCAAGCCCCAGGTAACGGCACTGATGAAGCCGAGCAGCGTCAGGCCCTGGGTCAGGCTCAGGAAGCCCTCGACCGGCACATCGCTGAGCGAACCGCCGCCTTCACCGCCTGCGCCGAACATCACGACCAGCGGCATCAGGACGAGCGCGACGACCATGATGCAGCCCTGCACGAAGTCCGTGAGGCTCACGGCAAGGAAGCCGCCGACCATTGTGTATGCAAGGACGACCAGCGCGGTGATCCAGATACCCGTCATGTAATCGCTCATGCCCCAATCGGGCAGGATTCCGGCAAAGCTGGTCTCGAACAGCAATCCGCCACCAACGAGGCCGGCCGCAGTATAGACTGCGAAGAACACGACCACGATGAGTGCCGAGACGACGCGCAGCGCGACAGCCTTGTCGGGAAAGCGATTGGCGAGGAATTCGGGAATTGTCAGCGAGTTGCCGCGCTCCTCGGTCTGCTGCCTGAGGCGCGGTGCGACGACGACCCAGTTGACGAAGGCGCCAATGAACAGGCCGATGCCAATCCATGCCTCTACGAGACCGGCTGCATAGAGCGCGCCGGGCAGGCCGAGCAGCAGCCAGCCGCTCATGTCCGAGGCGCCGGCGGAAAGTGCAGCCACTGCCGGTGGCAGGTTCCGGCCGGCAAGGAGGTAGCCCTCGCTGGTATCGGTCGAGCGTTTCCAGGCCCAGAGGCCGATGGCGATCATGGCCACGAAATAGAGGCCGAGCGAAATCAGTGTTCCAGTCTGCATGGGCGGGCTGGTAACAAATGCAACCGGTGCTGGCTACCGTGAGCCCGGAGCGATGCCCGGAGCGATGCAAGGCGAGGGGGCTGCCCTTTTGCTGCGTTCGTGTATTGGCGGCGTAATGCCTATGACGCTTATCACCCTGCTAATGGCCTTCGCATTCTGCGCGGTGCATCTTTTCGTCGGACAATTGCGCTTCCTCGACCGCAATCCGCGAAGCCGCTGGCTGTCCTTCGCCGGTGGTGTCGCGGTGGGTTACGTGTTCCTGCATATCCTTCCCGAACTCGCTGCGCATTCCAAGACCTTCGAAAAGGCTACGGGCTTCGATGCAACCTTGGCGGAAGAGCTGGTCTACGCGCTAGCGCTCGCGGGACTTGCCTTGTTCTATGGCCTGGAGCGTTCGCTCGCGATTTCCCGGGACCGGCGAATGGCGACCGAGGGCCGAGACCGCCCGCATCACCCGGTCTTCTGGCTACATATCGGGGCGAGCGCGCTGCTGGTCCTGCTCATCGCTTACTTGCTGAACCACCGCGAGGATCCGACCCCGGCAGGGCTGGCTCTCTATTTTGCGGCGATGATGCTGCACTTCGTGACGGCTGATTTCGGTACAAGGTCGGACCATCCGGAGATCTACGATGCGCGCGGGCGATGGGTGCTTGCAGCAGCGACGCTGGGCGGCTGGTTGCTGGGCATCCTGGTCGAGCTGCCTGAACTGGTTATCGGCTGCCTCTTCGCTTTCGTCGGCGGCGGCATAGTCCTGCTGGTGCTCAAGGAAGAGCTTCCGGAAGACCGCAAGAGCTTCTTCTTTCCGTTCCTGGCCGGTGCCCTTCTCTATGCCGCGCTGGTTTTAGGCGAAACCTATCTCGCAGTATGAGCGGAACGTGGAGGTTGTGTCGGCGTAGGTTATGACGTGACCAGATACGCTATCCTTCTCGCTTCCGTTCTCGCCCTTTCAGCCTGCTCGCAAGCTGCGGACGAATCTTTGGAAGAGCCTGACGCACAACCGACGTCAGCCACGCCTTCTGACGCTGCTCAAGAGCCGTCACAGCAGCCCGAAAGCGCCTTGAACTCCGAAGAAGAACAGGCAGTCGCCAACGCTGCCACGCAGGACACCATCCCTGCGCGCTTCCACGGCAAATGGGCAGATAACGCGGAAGCCTGCGCCATCCGTGGCCACCAGCAATATCGCATCGGCGCGGACGAGGTCGGCTTCTTCGAATCGCGCGGCATCGTCCAGAGCGTGCGCGTCGACGGCAATTACGCGGCCGCCACATTGAGCGAACAATATGGCGACGCGCCGCCTGCCGTCTACGTGTTCTACATGGCGCGCGAAGGCGATGACGCGATGCGCCTTCGCTACGACAAGAACGACCGGTTCAGTGTGGTGCGCTGCCCCGAGGAATAGTCCTCAGGACTGAGCGGCACGCTTGGCGCGCTTGCGCTCGTGCGGGTCGAGGATGGCCTTGCGCAGGCGGATGTTTTCCGGCGTCACTTCGACCATCTCGTCATCGTCGATATAGGCGATGGCCTGTTCCAGCGTCATCACGCGCGGCGGGGTGAGGCGGATGGCGTCGTCCTTGCCGGTCGAACGGAAGTTCGTCAGCTGCTTCGACTTCATCGGGTTCACTTCGAGATCGTCGGGCTTGGCGTTCTCGCCGATGATCATGCCTTCGTAGATCTTCGCGCCGCCGCTGATGAACAGCTCGCCGCGGTCTTCCAGTGCGTTGAGCGCATAGGGGACAGCTTCACCCGGGACCATCGAGATCAGGACGCCGTTCTGGCGGCCTTCGATGGGGCCGCGATAGGTGTCATACTTCTCGAACAGGCGGTTCATGATGCCCGTGCCGCGCGTGTCGGACAGGAATTCGCCGTGGTAGCCGATCAGGCCGCGCGACGGAGCGGAGAAAGTGATGCGGGTCTTGCCCTGGCCCGAGGGGCGCATTTCGGTGAGCTCGGCCTTGCGGCGCTGCATCTTCTCTACGACCGTGCCGGAGTGTTCGTCGTCGACGTCGATGACGACCGTCTCGAACGGCTCCATGCGCTGGCCGTTTTCTTCACGGAACAGCACGCGCGGGCGGCTGATGCCGAGCTCGAAGCCTTCGCGGCGCATCGTTTCGATGAGCACGCCCAGCTGGAGTTCGCCGCGGCCTGCAACCTCGAAGCTGTCCTTGTCGGAGCTTTCGGTGATGCGGATGGCGACGTTGGTTTCCGCTTCGCGATAGAGGCGGTCGCGGATCATGCGGCTCGTGACCTTGCTGCCTTCGCGGCCGGCCAGCGGGCTGTCGTTGACCGAGAACTGCATGGCGAGCGTCGGCGGATCGATCGGCTGCGCTTCGATCGGCGTCTTCACGCTCGGATCGGCGAGGGTGTTCGAAACGGTCGCCTTTTCAAGGCCTGCAAGCGCGATGATGTCGCCTGCTACAGCGCTTTCTACCGGTACGCGGTCGAGACCGTCGAACGACATCAGCTTGGTTGCGCGGCCGACTTCGATGACCTTGCCATCAGCGTCGAGAGCGTGGATCGGATCGTTGAGGTTGATCTTGCCCGACTGCACGCGGCCGGTGAGCACGCGGCCCATGAAGTTGTCGCGGTCGAGCAGGGTAGCAAGGAAGCTGAACGGTGCTTCGGTGTCGAGGCCGGGGGCCGGGACATGCTCGGTGATCAGCTTGAACAGCGGTTCGAGGTCGCCCGAACGTGCGTTTTCGTCTTCGCTGGCATAGCCATCGCGGCCCGAGGCCCAGAGCGACGGGAAGTCGAGCTGTTCATCGGTCGCGTCGAGCGATGCGAAGAGATCGAAGACTTCGTCGAGCACTTCTTGCGGACGCGCGTCGCTGCGGTCGATCTTGTTGACGACAACGATCGGGCGCAGGCCAAGGCCCAGCGCCTTGCCGGTGACGAACTTGGTCTGCGGCATCGGTCCTTCGGCGGAATCGACCAGCAAGATGACGCCGTCGACCATGCTCAGGATACGCTCGACCTCGGCGCCGAAGTCGGCGTGGCCCGGGGTGTCGACGATGTTGATGCGCACGCCGTCCTTTTCGACGCTGGTGCACTTGGCGAGAATGGTGATGCCACGCTCTTTTTCGAGGTCGTTGCTATCCATCGCACGTTCTTCGACGCGCTGATTCTCGCGGAAAGTGCCGGACTGGCGGAAGAGCTGGTCGACGAGGGTGGTCTTGCCATGGTCGACGTGGGCGATGATCGCCACGTTGCGAAGGTCGCGGGACATAATATGTGCTTTCGTAAGGATGCCGTAGCGGCGCGTGATTCCGGCGCAGCCAATTCGTGCGCGCCCCTAGCCGAAATGGTGCAATGCGGCAAGCATCACGGAGTGTGACTCGAAAGGCACACTGCATGGTGTCTTGCATAGGTATGCCGCTTCGCCCTTGTTGGACGGCCCGCTGGCGAATAACTCACCGTCACTGCGTGATTTTGGGGAATGCGCAGCAACCCCAACGCAAGTTTCTGTGAGAGGAAGCCATTACATGAATTTCAAGAATACGAGCCTTCGTGCTGTCCTGCTGACCGGTGCCGCCGCCTTTGCGCTGCCCACCGCTGCCTATGCACAGGACCAAGACAAGGACAAGGACAAGGACAAGGCTCAGGCCCAGGCTCAGGCCTCTGTCGCCGATACGGCTGAAGAGCAGGCCGAGAGCCCCGATCCCAATGTCATCATCGTCACCGCGACCAAGCGTGCCAAGACGCTCCAAGAAGTTCCTGTCGCCGTCAGCGTGACCACCGCCGAAACCATCGAGCGCGCACAGATCCGCGACCTCAAGGACCTACAGACGCAGGTTCCCTCGCTTCGCGTGAACCAGCTGCAGAGCTCGGCCAACACCAACTTCCTGATCCGTGGCTTCGGCAACGGTGCCAATAACGCCGGTATCGAACCGTCGGTCGGCGTGTTCGTGGACGGCGTCTATCGCAGCCGTACCGCATCGCAGATCACCGATCTTCCCGATGTCCAGCGCATCGAAGTCCTGCGCGGCCCGCAGTCGACCCTGTTCGGCAAGAACGCCAGCGCCGGCGTGATCTCGATCGTCACCAAGGAACCGGAATTCGAATTCGGCGGCCTCGCCGAAGTTTCCTACGGCAATTACAACTCGATCGTCGGCAAGGGTCTCGTCACCGGCCCGATCAGCGATTCGATCGCATTCAGCCTCGCCGGCGGCATCAACAAGCGCGACGGCTACCTTGAAGACCAGGGCACGGGCAACGACGTCAACAACCGTGACCGCTGGTTCGGTCGTGGCCAGCTGCTGTTCGATGCCGGTGGCCCGCTCACGGTTCGCCTCATCGCAGACTACGACAAGGTCGACGAAAATTGCTGCGGCGTCGTGAACCTGCAGCAGAGCGCCGCGACCGGTGCAATCTTCGCCCTCGGCGGCGCGGTCAACGACCCGGCCGACCGTTTCGAAGACGAAGTCTACACCAATTTCGATTCCTCGAACGACATCGAGAACAAGGGTATCTCGGGCCAGATCGACTACGAACTGGGCGCCTTCACCCTGACCTCGATCACTGCCTATCGCGAAAGCGACCTGATCACCGACCAGGATTCGGACTTCACGACCGCCGACCTGATCGGCCGCAACTTCGCCGATGTCGGCATCGACACCTTCACGCAGGAACTCCGCATTTCGGGTGAAATCGGCGACCGTCTCAGCGTGCTGCTCGGCGGTTACTACTTCGATGAGAGCATCGACCAGTCGAACGAGATCCTCTTCGGCCAGGACTTCCGCGAATATGCCAACATCCTGATCGGCGGCCCGATCACCAGTCCGCCGAACGATTTTGCGGTGCAGTCGATCGAGGGCACGCTCTCCGCGCTGAACGGCCAGGACTACACGGGCCAGTTCTTCGCTGCGGGACAGGGCCTGATCGAAGCCTACACGCTCAAGAACGAAGCACTTTCGATCTTCGGCCAGCTCGACTTCGAGGTCACCGACGGTCTCGTCCTGACGCTCGGTGCAAACTACACCGACGACAGCAAGGAAATCACGACCAACGTCAACTCGACGGACGTGTTCTCGGGCATCGACCTGATTTCCTCGGGCCAGACGGCGATCTTCTCGACCCTGCTCGGCACCGCTGGTGTCAACCCGGCGGACCCCGCACAGGTCGCGGCTTTCGCAGGTGCCAACCCGGCCCTGTTCGCGCAGTTCCAGGCAATTGCCGCCTATAACGCGACGCTGTCGCCCGACGCGGCCCTGATCGATCCGAACCCGCTCAATGTCGGCGGCAACCCGTTCATTCCGCTGCAGGGGCTGCAGTTCCTGCCGCCCTTCCTCAACGTTCCCAACGTGGTCGAAGACGGCAAGACCAACGACGACGACTGGAGCTGGACAGCGCGCCTCGCCTACGACATTTCGCCGACGCTCAACATCTATGCGAGCTACGCGACGGGCTTCAAGGCAAGCAGCTTCAACCTGTCGCGCGACAGCCGTCCTCTGCAGAGCGACCTTGCGGCCATCCAGGCTGCCGGCATTGCGCCGGTGAACCTGAGCACGGGTTCGCGCTTCGCTGGTCCGGAAGAAACCGAAGTGATCGAGCTGGGCCTCAAGGGCCAGTGGGATTACGCTGCGGGTAACCTGACCATCTTCCGCCAAAAGATCGACGGCTTCCAGTCGAACATCTTCACCGGCACCGGCTTCGCGCTGGCCAATGCAGGTCTGCAGGAAACCTTCGGTATCGAGTTCGACGGCAACGTCCGCCCGACCGACTGGCTGACCCTGAACGCTGCCTTCACCTACCTCGACCCCGAATATGTCGAGTTCCCCAACAGTTCGATCGGTGACCTTTCGGGTCGTCCGGTTGCAGGGATCTCGCAGTACGCGATGTCGATCGGCGGCCAGATCAACAAGGAAGTTAATTCCGCTGGCGACCGCGTGATCTTCAACACCAACTTCTACTACGAAGCTCCGGTGCAGGTGGCAGACGGTCTTCCCGGCTTCTTCGACGGTGTGAACCAGGAAACGGCCTTCGCTGCCGCCCGTCCGTTCCGCCGCGAAGTGAACGAACTTTCGGCCAGCCTGACCTATGCCTTCGACATGGGTCTCGAAGTCTCGGTCTGGGGCCGCAACCTGCTCGACGATCGCTACATCACGACGATCTTCGACTCGGTCGCACAGACCTTCTCGATCTCGGGCTACACGAACCAGCCGCGCACCTACGGCGCTGCGGTCAAGTTCAAATTCTGATCGCGACAGCGAACTGATCGGAAAAACGGGGAAGGGGGCTTTCGGGCCCCCTTTTCTGTGCCCGCCGACCGTTTAAGAACGTGCGGCAGCAGGAGCGCATGATTTGACCAACTGGCTAATCAGCCCAGTCAAGCGGATGACCGATTTCAAGGGTCGTTCGCGGCGCCGGGAATTCTGGATTTTCTCACTGGCGCTGATTGCGTTCTGGGTGGCGTTCTTCCTTGCCGCTGACGCGCTGTTTCCGCTGCCCGAAGGGGTGCCGGGCGAAACCCCGATAGAAGATGCTCCACCGATCAGCGAAGGCGCGAACAGGATGGTGGTGTGGGTCGGACTGCCGCTGTTCCTGTTCTTCGGCTGGGCTCATCTCGCCCTGTCGATCAGGCGCCTGCATGATACCGGACGCTCGGGCTGGTGGTATCTCGTGATCTTCATCCCGTGGCTCGGGACGATCTGGTTGCTGGTCTGGTTCCTTCAGGACAGCCAGCCCTTCGACACGATCTTCGGACCCGATCCCAAGGGCCGCGTCGAAGTGCCGCCAAAGCCGGATCGAGAGTTCGATTACGTGCCGCTGCCCGCTGCTCCGGTCAGGCGAGACTAAAGCGCGCGCAGGGCCTGTGCAGGCTTCGCGCGTAGCAGCGGCAGCGAACCGCCGATGGCGAAGGCAAGGACCACGAACAGGCCGAGGCCGAGCACGGTGAAGACTTCCATCCAGTCGGGCAGCCAGTCGAACTCGAACAGCTGCGTCACGACCAGCCAAGCGGTGAGCGTGCCGAGGCCCAGCGCGACGATAGCCAGCGAGCCCGCGAGAAGGGCGTATTCCGCCAGCTGCATCTTGAGCACCTGCCCGCGATCAGCGCCGAGGACGCGCAGCACCACCGTGTCATAGGTGCGAGAAGCGCGGGCGGCTGCAATCGCGCCAAGCAACACGGCAAGTCCTGCAAGGACCGCGACGCTGGCCGCAGCGAGCGTCGCCAGCCCGACCTGCTCGATGATCGTGCGCGCCTGCTGGAGCACACCACCGACCTCGATGACCGAGGTCGACTGGAAATTGCGGACGAGCGCCTGAAGGAGCGGGCCGGTAGGCGTGCCTTCCGTCAGTTCGATCGTGGCAGCAAGGTTGTGCGGCGTGTCGCGCAGAGCATTGGGGCTGAGCACGAAGACGTAGTTGAAGCCCATGCTTTCCCAGTCGATCGTGCGCGTGCTGGCGATGCGGGCCTCAATCTCTGCGCCAAGGACGCCGAAGACCAGCTTGTCGCCCACTTCTAGGCCGGCGGCGGAGGCGAAATCATCCTCCACGCTGACGAGGTATTCGCCTTCATGCATGGGTCCCCACCATTCGCCGTCGACCAGCTCGTCGCCCTCGGGAAGGGTGTCGGCATAGGTCAGGCCGCGTTCGCCCCGCAGCGCCCATGCGCCATCGGGGATTTCCTCCAGGCTGGCGGTACGGGTCAGCTCGCCTTCGGGGCCGAATGCGAGAACCGACCCGCGAAGTGCGGCGACCGTGGTCACCTGCGCACCGGCATCGGTTTCCGCCACGAGATCGCGGAACTCGCCCTCGCGGTCGCGGGGGACGTCGAGCACGAAATAGTCGGGCGCGCGTTCAGGAACGCGCTTCTCGATATTGCCGTCGATCGAACTCTGGATGGCGGCAAGCAACACGAAGGCGGCAAGGCCGAAGCCGAGCGCGGTCACCAGCGCGCCCGTGCTCGAACCGGGCCGATGGATATTGGCAATCGCCGCGCGTGCGATCGGGCTTTTCGGGCGGGGGAGCGAAGCCGCCGTCTTGCGGATGGCCCAGCCGAGCAGCGCGAGCAGACCGAAAACGACGGCGGCACCGGCGAGGAAGCCCCCAGCCAGCATCGGGCGGCTCGAAGTAATCAGCGCAAGTCCCACGATTGCGGAGAGCCCGAGCAGGACCACGCCGATGGCGGCCCTGTCGCGGACGAGCGGCGCGACGCGCGCGCGCATCAGGGCCATGGCGGGGAAATTGCGCGCTCTCATCAGCGGTGGCGCGGCGAAAACGAGCGCGACCAGCAGGCCATATGCTGCCGCGAGCAGCAGCGCCGCCGGATCGAGCACGAAGCCCGCATTGACAGGCAGGAGACCTTCCAGCGCCTGCGCCAGGATCGGCACGACCGCGACGCCGACGGCGAGGCCGGCGATACTGCCGACCGCCGCTGCAGCGAATATCTGCAACGCGTAGATGCGCGCGATGTCCTTGGAGGTCGCACCGAGGATCTTGAGTGTCGCCACCGATTGTCGCCGCGCATCGAGATAGGACGAAACGCCGCCGCCGATACCGATGCCTGCAATGACCAGTGCTGCGAGACCCACGAGGGTCAGGAATTCGCTCATCCGTTCGACGAAGCGGTCGGTGCCCGGTGCTGCGCGTTGCGCCGTGTCGATGTCGAAACCGGCTTCGGGGAAGCGGTTCTCGAGGTCTTCCTCGATCTCTTCGAGGTTGCGCGGTGTGGAAAGCGCGACGCGGGTCTTGCTCTGGTACATTGCGCCCGGAGCAAGCAGGCCCGCACGTTCGGGTAAGTCTTCGGCAACGATGATCGTCGGGCCCAGCTGGAAGCCTTCGCCAAGCCGGTCGGGCTCGTCCTCGATGATCCCTGCGACCGTCAGCGTTTCGGTGCCGATGGCGATGCTGTCTCCGGTGCCGATGTCCAGCCGGTCGGCCGCGCCGGGGGCGATATAGGCCTCGTTGCCGCTCGGGGCGGGGGCCTCGCCCCGGCCTTCCAGCATCAGTGTGCCGTAGAGCGGGTAGGCGGCGTCGACGGCCTTGAGTTCGATGGGCGCGGCGACATCATCCTTGCGCGCCATCGCCTGCATCCGCGTGCCGGCCGAAACCGTGCCGAGTTCCTCGAGCGCCCCGCGCTCTTCCTCGTTCAGCGAGCGCTGCCACAACTCGATCTGCACATCCCCGCCGAGGAAGGCCTGGCCGTTGGCGGCAAGCTCACGCTCGATCGCCGCTGTCAGCGAGCCGATGGCAGCCAGTGCCGCCGTGCCGAGGAAAATGCATACGAGGAGGAGGCGCAGCCCCTTGAAGCGCGCGTTGAGGTCGCGCCGCGCGATGCGCCAGGCGGTGCCCCAGCTCATGCCGCGGCGGTCGCGCTGGCAGTGTCGCTTGCGATCTTGCCGTCACCCAGTGTCAGCACGCGCCCGCAATGGTCGGCCAGCTCTGGATCGTGGGTGATGACCAGCAGCGTGGCGCCGGTTTCTGCGCGTCGGTTGAACAGCAGCTCGACGATTTCGTGACCGGTCGCGGCATCAAGGTTGCCGGTCGGTTCGTCGGCAAAGATCAGGTCGGGACGCGGCGCAATGGCGCGGGCAATTGCGACGCGCTGCTGTTCGCCGCCGGAAAGCTGCTGCGGATAATGGTCGAGCCGGTGGCCGAGGCCCACGGCCTCCAGTTCGGCCTTCGCCCGTTCCTGCGCGTCGGTTTCGCCCGCCAGTTCCATCGGTGTCGCAACGTTTTCGAGCGCGGTCATGGTCGGCAGGAGGTGGAATGCCTGCAGCACGATGCCGATCCGGCCCCTGCGCGCACGGGCAAGGGCGTCTTCGTCCATCGTGGCGAAATTGGCCCCGGCCACGCTCAGCGTACCGGAAGTGGCACGCTCCAGCCCGGACAGGACCGCCATGAGCGAGCTCTTGCCCGATCCGGACGGGCCGAGCAGGGCGACGGTCTCGCCCTTGCCGATGGTGAGGTCGAGCCCTTTCAGGATTTCCACCGGTGCTTCGGTAGAGCCGAGGGTGAGGCGCAGATCGCGCGCGCAAATCGCATCTTGAGAAGTCGTCACGCGGCTGCGATGGCAGATGGACCACCGCCGCACAAGGAAGCTCGCCGATGCGCCTTAGTAGTTTGTCGATACCTCTTTTCGCCCTGACACTGGCCGCTTGCGGCAGCGAGGTCGACGAAGCTCCGCCGCAGGCCGAAGCTGCGGCAGCCAGCGAGGCGCCGGAAGAGATCGTCGTCGAAGGCGAAGAGCGCCGCATTGTCGCCTTCGGAGACAGCCTTTTCGCCGGATATAATCTGGCAGAACACGAGGGTTATCCCGAGCGGCTGCAGCGTGCCCTCAGGCAGGCGGGCATCAATGCCACCGTGGTTGATGCCGGCGTTTCGGGCGACACCAGCTCCGGCGGGCTGGAGCGGATCGGCTTCCTTCTCGACCAGCAGCCGGTAAAGCCGGACTTGTTCATCCTGGAACTGGGCGGCAACGACATGCTGCGCGGTATCCAGCCCGCAGCTACCCGTTCGAATTTCGAAGGCATGCTGGCCGAATTGCAGAGCCGTGACATTCCGGTCCTGCTGATGGGAATGCGCACGCCGCCGAACTACGGGCCGGAATACCAGCAGCAGTTCGACGCGCTCTATGGCGATCTCGCGCGCGAATATGGCGCGCAGCTGGTGCCCTTCTGGCTGGAAAGTATCTACCAGTCGCCCGAGCTGTTCCAGTCGGACAGGATCCATCCCACGGCAGAGGGTATCGATCTTTTGGTCGCCGATACGGTAGACGATGTGCAGGCGGCCCTGCCGGACGCAGGCTAGACCCGCTCGACGCTTCCGCCCGTCACGCGCCAGACTGCCGCTTCGCTAGAGATGCTGTCGAAGGGGGGCAGCTCGGTCCCCGTCATCCAGACCTGTGCGCCGCTGGCCGCAAGCTGGTCGAACAGCGCAGCGCGGCGGACCGGATCGAGATGTGCGGCGACCTCGTCGAGCAGCAGGACGCCGGCGCGCCCCTGTGCCGCGAGCGCCGCGTGAGCGAGCGTGATGGCGACCAGCATGGCCTTCTGTTCACCGGTCGAGCTCTGGGCGGCAGGCACGCGCTTGGCTGCGTGAACCACTTCCAGCTCGTCGCGGTGCGGGCCCGAGAGGGTGCGCTGCGCTGCCCGGTCCCTCGCGCGCCCGTCGAACAAGGCCTGCGACAAGGCTTCGGCACTGTCGGTTCCTCCCGGCGCATAGGTCAGGGCGGGGCGGGCGAAAGGCTCGCTCGGCATATGGGCGATGCGGCTCATCAGAGTATCGACCAGCATCGCGCGTCCCGCGATCAGCTTTCCGCCATGCTCGACCATCTGCGCCTCGATCGCGTCGAGCCAGGCGCTTTCGGGCGCGCGGTCGTCTGTCAGCAGGCGGTTCCTCTCGCGCAGCGCGGCTTCATAGCGTGACGCATAGGCGGCATGCGCGGGATCGAGCGCCAGCGCCATGCGGTCCATGAACCTGCGCCGGTCGGCAGCAGGGCCGGTGAAGAGGCCGTCCATTGCCGGGGTCAGCCATGTCAGCGCGAGCCATTCGCCCAGAGCAGTCGCGCTGTTTTCTGCGCCATTGATGCGTACGCGCCGGCGCGCCGGGTGATCGCTTTCGGTATAAGTGCCGAGCCGGATCGCCTCGCCGTCGTCCTGCCTGAGGTCCGCGCCGATGGCGAAGCCGGTGTCCGCATCATGCTGGACCATATCGGCCAGCGCAGCCCGCCTCA is a window encoding:
- the recF gene encoding DNA replication/repair protein RecF (All proteins in this family for which functions are known are DNA-binding proteins that assist the filamentation of RecA onto DNA for the initiation of recombination or recombinational repair.), whose protein sequence is MLDRISLTRFRNHEVTELAGTSRFNLLVGENGAGKTNVLEALSLLAPGRGLRRAALADMVQHDADTGFAIGADLRQDDGEAIRLGTYTESDHPARRRVRINGAENSATALGEWLALTWLTPAMDGLFTGPAADRRRFMDRMALALDPAHAAYASRYEAALRERNRLLTDDRAPESAWLDAIEAQMVEHGGKLIAGRAMLVDTLMSRIAHMPSEPFARPALTYAPGGTDSAEALSQALFDGRARDRAAQRTLSGPHRDELEVVHAAKRVPAAQSSTGEQKAMLVAITLAHAALAAQGRAGVLLLDEVAAHLDPVRRAALFDQLAASGAQVWMTGTELPPFDSISSEAAVWRVTGGSVERV
- a CDS encoding arylesterase produces the protein MSIPLFALTLAACGSEVDEAPPQAEAAAASEAPEEIVVEGEERRIVAFGDSLFAGYNLAEHEGYPERLQRALRQAGINATVVDAGVSGDTSSGGLERIGFLLDQQPVKPDLFILELGGNDMLRGIQPAATRSNFEGMLAELQSRDIPVLLMGMRTPPNYGPEYQQQFDALYGDLAREYGAQLVPFWLESIYQSPELFQSDRIHPTAEGIDLLVADTVDDVQAALPDAG